From a region of the Sphingopyxis sp. YR583 genome:
- a CDS encoding serine hydrolase — protein MKFSFSGRPLLAVSMGATVLAGCVSSAAIVPQPRAQQQQQQAVRGPAGAVTVPIGQPVRSQMPRPSGPVDPGFGRAPAGLNDRIFELWRAFPGKTGIAVQRIDGEWSLSQRGAELFPQQSVSKLWVTLSVLDAVDQGRMTLDQRVRIGPEDLVVFHQPLAARVRSEGSVTMSVRDLIETAITHSDNLANDSLLRTVGGPNAVRAFITKKDLGSIRFGPGERLLQAGTAGLTWQQSYSVGRNFEGARAALPAATRQAAMNNYLANPVDGASPSAIASALTRLARGTLLSPKSTEYLQGVLGRTKSGPRRLKAGLPPGWQFMHKTGTGQNLGGMTAGYNDIGIATAPDGTRYAIVVMMGSTTASIPARMALMQSVSSAVAEYHGK, from the coding sequence ATGAAGTTCAGCTTTTCCGGCAGGCCGCTCCTCGCCGTGTCGATGGGAGCCACGGTACTCGCGGGCTGCGTCAGTAGCGCCGCGATCGTTCCGCAGCCGCGCGCGCAGCAACAACAGCAACAAGCGGTGCGCGGCCCCGCGGGGGCGGTCACCGTTCCGATCGGACAGCCGGTGCGGTCGCAGATGCCGCGTCCCTCGGGGCCTGTCGATCCCGGGTTTGGCCGTGCTCCCGCTGGTCTCAACGATCGCATTTTCGAACTGTGGCGCGCCTTTCCGGGCAAGACGGGTATCGCGGTGCAGCGCATCGATGGCGAATGGTCGCTCTCGCAGCGCGGCGCCGAGCTTTTTCCCCAGCAGAGCGTTTCGAAACTCTGGGTCACCTTGTCGGTGCTCGATGCAGTCGATCAGGGCCGGATGACGCTGGATCAGCGCGTCCGCATCGGTCCCGAGGATCTGGTGGTCTTTCATCAGCCGCTCGCGGCGCGTGTGCGGTCCGAGGGTTCGGTCACGATGAGCGTCCGCGATCTGATCGAAACCGCGATCACGCACAGCGACAATCTTGCGAACGACAGCCTGCTGCGCACCGTCGGCGGCCCCAATGCGGTGCGCGCCTTCATTACGAAAAAGGATCTCGGATCGATCCGTTTCGGTCCCGGCGAGCGCCTGTTGCAGGCTGGCACCGCAGGGCTGACCTGGCAGCAAAGCTATTCGGTCGGCCGCAATTTCGAAGGCGCGCGCGCCGCACTGCCCGCCGCGACGCGCCAGGCGGCGATGAACAATTATCTCGCGAACCCGGTCGACGGTGCGAGCCCGTCCGCGATCGCGAGCGCGCTGACGCGGCTGGCGCGGGGAACCCTGCTGTCGCCGAAGTCCACCGAATATCTGCAAGGCGTGCTCGGCCGCACGAAGAGCGGGCCGAGGCGCCTGAAGGCCGGGCTGCCGCCGGGCTGGCAATTCATGCACAAGACCGGGACCGGCCAGAATCTCGGCGGGATGACCGCGGGCTATAATGATATCGGCATCGCGACCGCGCCCGATGGCACCCGCTATGCGATCGTCGTGATGATGGGCAGCACCACTGCAAGCATCCCTGCGCGCATGGCGCTGATGCAGTCGGTCTCGTCCGCCGTCGCCGAATATCACGGAAAGTAA
- a CDS encoding M23 family metallopeptidase, giving the protein MQIKLPLLAFLAFGGPGAASAQTSQALDIRVTEAPDIVRVGAADQLVYELHLTNFASLPLRLDRLVVKSGEKGIPLKTYADDELAKAIGLVGPAEADARVLPPGRRAVLYINAPVAAGLTRGSISHELTLGKVGADSASFTISGGTASPATAPLPCLSSPLRGGPWVAVYDPGMERGHRRVFYATEGTATLPGRFAIDFMKVDSGGKLSSGDANIPANHHGFGAEVLAVADGRVVAVRDDVPDPPSVKGRENPAIADASGNYLMLDIGGGRIATYEHLKQGAPVKAGDRVKAGQVVGFLGFTGQASAPHLHFHLADRASILGAEGQPYVFASLTRLGQYAAIDDLFRGEAWPPAEPPETVRNSFPPPNLVVRFPGD; this is encoded by the coding sequence ATGCAGATAAAACTTCCGCTTTTGGCGTTTCTGGCATTCGGCGGCCCCGGTGCGGCATCGGCGCAGACCAGTCAGGCGCTCGATATTCGGGTCACCGAGGCGCCGGATATCGTCCGCGTCGGCGCCGCCGATCAACTCGTCTACGAACTGCATCTTACCAATTTTGCCAGCCTGCCGCTGCGGCTCGACCGGCTTGTCGTGAAAAGCGGTGAGAAGGGAATACCGCTCAAGACCTATGCCGACGACGAACTGGCGAAGGCAATCGGGCTCGTCGGCCCCGCCGAGGCCGATGCGCGAGTCCTTCCGCCCGGCCGCCGCGCGGTTCTCTATATCAATGCGCCCGTCGCGGCCGGACTGACGCGCGGCAGCATTTCGCACGAACTGACGCTGGGCAAGGTCGGGGCCGACAGCGCCAGTTTCACGATTTCGGGCGGCACGGCATCGCCAGCCACCGCGCCCCTCCCCTGCCTGTCGTCGCCGCTGCGCGGCGGGCCATGGGTCGCGGTGTATGACCCGGGGATGGAGCGCGGCCACCGCCGTGTCTTCTACGCCACCGAAGGAACCGCCACCCTGCCCGGCCGCTTCGCGATCGATTTCATGAAGGTCGACAGCGGCGGAAAATTATCGTCGGGCGACGCCAATATCCCGGCGAACCATCATGGCTTCGGCGCCGAGGTGCTCGCGGTCGCCGATGGACGGGTCGTTGCGGTGCGCGACGATGTGCCCGATCCTCCGTCGGTCAAGGGCCGCGAGAACCCGGCGATCGCCGACGCGAGCGGCAATTATCTCATGCTCGATATCGGTGGCGGGCGCATCGCGACCTATGAGCATCTGAAGCAAGGCGCGCCGGTCAAGGCGGGAGATCGGGTTAAGGCGGGTCAGGTCGTCGGCTTCCTCGGCTTCACCGGACAGGCGAGCGCGCCGCACCTGCATTTCCATCTCGCCGACCGGGCATCGATCCTGGGCGCCGAAGGCCAGCCTTATGTCTTCGCATCTCTGACGCGTCTGGGACAATATGCGGCGATCGACGATTTGTTCCGCGGCGAGGCATGGCCGCCCGCCGAGCCCCCGGAGACGGTACGAAACAGCTTCCCGCCGCCGAACCTCGTCGTCCGCTTTCCGGGCGACTGA
- the sucC gene encoding ADP-forming succinate--CoA ligase subunit beta, whose protein sequence is MNIHEYQAKELLAKFGVAVPKGIAAMSVEEAVAAAKQLPGPLYVVKSQIHAGGRGKGKFKELGPDAKGGVRLAKSIEEVEAHAKDMLGNTLVTIQTGEAGKQVNRLYITDGADIKQEFYLALLVDRATSRIAVVASTEGGMDIETVAHDTPEKIHTITIDPATGIQPHHGRSVAAALGLEGDLAKQAAKVLGGLYAAFLGTDAEQIEINPLAVCEGANGDELLVLDAKVAFDGNAMFRHKDLAELRDLTEEDPAEVEASEYDLAYIKLDGNIGCMVNGAGLAMSTMDIIKLNGEFPANFLDVGGGASKEKVTAAFKIILKDPAVKGILVNIFGGIMKCDIIADGIVAAAKEVNLSVPLVVRLEGTNVQEGKDILANSGLPIVAANDLGDAAKKIVAEVRAVA, encoded by the coding sequence ATGAACATCCACGAATATCAGGCAAAAGAACTGCTCGCGAAATTTGGCGTCGCTGTCCCCAAGGGCATCGCCGCGATGAGCGTCGAGGAAGCAGTCGCCGCGGCGAAGCAGCTCCCCGGGCCGCTCTATGTCGTGAAGTCGCAGATCCACGCGGGTGGCCGCGGCAAGGGCAAGTTCAAGGAACTGGGCCCCGATGCGAAGGGCGGCGTTCGCCTTGCCAAGAGCATCGAGGAAGTCGAAGCGCATGCCAAGGACATGCTCGGTAACACGCTGGTGACGATCCAGACCGGCGAAGCTGGCAAGCAGGTCAACCGCCTCTACATCACCGACGGCGCCGACATTAAGCAGGAATTCTACCTCGCGCTGCTCGTCGACCGCGCCACCAGCCGCATCGCGGTCGTCGCCTCGACCGAGGGCGGCATGGACATCGAAACCGTCGCGCACGACACGCCGGAAAAGATCCACACCATCACCATCGACCCCGCAACGGGCATCCAGCCGCACCACGGCCGCAGCGTCGCCGCAGCGCTCGGGCTGGAAGGCGATCTTGCGAAGCAGGCCGCGAAGGTCCTCGGCGGTCTTTACGCCGCGTTCCTCGGCACCGATGCCGAACAGATCGAAATCAACCCGCTTGCCGTCTGCGAAGGCGCGAACGGCGACGAGCTGCTCGTGCTCGATGCCAAGGTGGCGTTCGACGGCAATGCCATGTTCCGTCACAAGGATCTCGCCGAGCTGCGCGACCTGACCGAAGAAGACCCGGCCGAGGTCGAGGCGTCGGAATATGACCTCGCCTACATCAAGCTCGACGGCAACATCGGCTGCATGGTCAATGGCGCCGGCCTCGCGATGTCGACGATGGACATCATCAAGCTGAACGGCGAATTCCCCGCCAACTTCCTCGACGTCGGCGGCGGCGCTTCGAAGGAAAAGGTCACTGCGGCGTTCAAGATCATCCTCAAGGACCCCGCCGTGAAGGGCATCCTCGTCAACATCTTCGGCGGCATCATGAAGTGCGACATCATCGCCGACGGCATCGTCGCCGCCGCGAAGGAAGTGAACCTCTCGGTTCCGCTCGTCGTCCGCCTCGAAGGCACGAACGTCCAGGAGGGCAAGGATATCCTCGCCAACTCGGGTCTGCCGATCGTTGCGGCCAACGATCTCGGCGACGCGGCAAAGAAGATCGTCGCGGAAGTTCGCGCGGTCGCGTGA
- a CDS encoding electron transfer flavoprotein subunit beta/FixA family protein — MKILVPVKRVLDYNVKPRVKADGTGVDLANVKMSMNPFDEIGVEEAIRLKEKGVATEIVAVSVGPAKAQETLRTALAMGADRAILVQTDDAVEPLAIAKILKAIADAEQPGLVILGKQAIDDDNNQTGQMLAALTGWAQGTFASAVAVDGDSVNVTREVDGGLETVKLKLPAIVTTDLRLNEPRYASLPNIMKAKSKPLDTKAPADYGVDTAPRVTVVKVSEPAARSAGIKVADVDELVAKLKALGVHS, encoded by the coding sequence ATGAAAATCCTCGTCCCCGTGAAGCGGGTACTCGATTACAACGTGAAGCCGCGGGTCAAAGCCGACGGCACGGGCGTTGATCTGGCCAATGTCAAAATGTCGATGAATCCGTTCGACGAGATCGGCGTCGAAGAGGCGATCCGCCTCAAGGAAAAGGGCGTCGCGACCGAGATCGTCGCGGTCTCCGTCGGCCCGGCAAAGGCACAGGAAACGCTGCGCACCGCGCTTGCCATGGGCGCCGACCGCGCGATCCTCGTGCAGACCGACGACGCCGTCGAGCCGCTCGCGATCGCCAAGATTCTGAAAGCCATCGCCGACGCCGAACAGCCCGGCCTTGTCATCCTCGGCAAGCAGGCGATCGACGATGACAACAACCAGACCGGCCAGATGCTCGCAGCGCTGACCGGCTGGGCGCAGGGCACCTTCGCCAGCGCGGTCGCTGTCGATGGCGACAGCGTCAATGTGACGCGCGAAGTGGACGGCGGCCTCGAAACGGTGAAGCTGAAGCTTCCCGCGATCGTCACCACCGACCTTCGCCTGAACGAGCCGCGCTATGCTTCGCTGCCGAACATTATGAAGGCGAAATCGAAGCCGCTCGATACCAAGGCCCCCGCCGATTACGGCGTCGATACCGCTCCGCGCGTGACGGTGGTCAAGGTCAGCGAACCCGCCGCCCGCTCGGCCGGCATCAAGGTCGCCGATGTCGATGAACTGGTTGCCAAGCTGAAAGCGCTGGGAGTGCACTCATGA
- a CDS encoding electron transfer flavoprotein subunit alpha/FixB family protein, with product MKTLVWVEHDGKAVKDATLAVVTAASKLGEVHLLVAGAGVDAVAKEAAGIAGVGKVHVADNAAFANNLPENIAPLIADLMGSHDAFLAPATTTGKNIAPRVAALLDVMQISEILSVEGPKTFTRPIYAGNAIATVESSDAKLVLTVRGTAFDKAATSGGSGTIEAVGGGSDAGISSFVGAEIAKQDRPELTSAKIIVSGGRALGSSEKYEEVIVPLADKLGAALGASRAAVDAGYVPNDYQVGQTGKIVAPQVYFAIGISGAIQHLAGMKDSKTIVAINKDEDAPIFQVADFGLVADLFSAVPDLTAKI from the coding sequence ATGAAAACTCTGGTTTGGGTCGAACATGACGGCAAGGCCGTCAAGGACGCCACGCTTGCTGTGGTCACCGCCGCATCGAAGCTCGGCGAAGTCCATCTGCTCGTCGCAGGTGCTGGCGTCGATGCCGTCGCCAAGGAAGCCGCTGGCATCGCCGGCGTCGGCAAGGTGCATGTCGCCGACAACGCCGCCTTTGCGAACAACCTTCCCGAAAATATCGCGCCGCTGATCGCCGACCTGATGGGCAGTCACGATGCGTTCCTCGCGCCTGCGACGACCACCGGCAAGAATATCGCGCCGCGCGTCGCTGCCTTGCTCGACGTGATGCAGATTTCGGAAATCCTGTCGGTCGAGGGTCCGAAGACCTTCACCCGCCCGATCTATGCCGGCAACGCGATCGCGACCGTCGAATCGTCGGACGCCAAGCTGGTCCTGACCGTGCGCGGTACCGCGTTCGACAAGGCCGCGACCTCGGGCGGTTCGGGGACGATCGAAGCCGTCGGCGGCGGCAGCGACGCCGGCATCTCGAGCTTCGTCGGTGCCGAAATCGCCAAGCAGGATCGCCCCGAACTCACATCGGCCAAGATCATCGTGTCGGGCGGCCGTGCGCTGGGTTCGAGCGAGAAGTACGAAGAAGTCATCGTCCCGCTCGCCGACAAGCTCGGCGCCGCGCTCGGTGCTTCGCGCGCTGCGGTCGATGCGGGCTATGTCCCCAACGATTATCAGGTCGGCCAGACCGGCAAGATCGTCGCGCCGCAGGTCTATTTCGCAATCGGCATCTCGGGCGCGATCCAGCATCTCGCCGGCATGAAGGATTCGAAGACGATCGTCGCGATCAACAAGGACGAAGACGCCCCGATCTTCCAGGTCGCCGACTTCGGCCTCGTCGCCGATCTTTTCAGCGCTGTTCCGGACCTGACGGCGAAGATCTGA